The following coding sequences are from one Anabas testudineus chromosome 16, fAnaTes1.2, whole genome shotgun sequence window:
- the LOC113170925 gene encoding atrial natriuretic peptide receptor 1-like isoform X2: MMFNYTIKDSLMNIIAGGFYDGLMLYTHALNETMSTSGTRPPGKDVTKRMWNRTFHGVTGLVHLDENGDRETDFALWDMIDTNTSAFQIVLVYNSSEEQLTAVPGTDLHWLGGVRPPDVPVCGFKNDNPICLAKTITIHQMVSIVIFFIFIMTLTITVFVYRRMKLEKELVAQLWRITWEDIQMSNLDKVLRSGSRMTLSLRGSNYGSLMTGDGNLQVFAKTGYYKGNITAIKYTNRKRIELNRKILFELKHMRDVQNEHLTRFIGACIDPPNICIITEYCPRGSLQDILENDSITLDWMFKYSLINDIVKGMLFLHNSVIFSHGKLKSSNCVVDNRFVLKITDYGLSSFRSESDTGKDAHAYYAQRLWMAPELLRMECPPPQGTQKGDVYSFGIILQEVALRRGAFYLEGDPLSPKEIVDRVILGEWPCLRPTMDPQSHSPELGQLMQRCWAEEPTERPEFNHIRLLLRKQNKESRTNILDNLLSRMEQYANNLEELVEERTQAYHEEKRKAEALLYQILPQSVPQYTARTRYYHSQYRSILHVPDTTTVSTAVYCTYQILPQSVPQYTAVPDTTTVSTAVYCTYQILPQSVPQYTAVPDTTTVSTAVYCYTRYYHSQYRSVLHVPDTTTVSTAVYCCTRYYHSQYRSILLYQILPLSVPQCTARTRYYHSQYRSILLYQILPQSVPQYTARTRYYHSQYRSILLYQILPLSVPQYTARTT, translated from the exons GTGTCACAGGACTGGTCCACCTGGACGAGAACggggacagagagacagacttCGCTCTGTGGGACATGATCGACACCAACACCAGCGCTTTCCAG ATAGTTTTGGTCTACAACAGCTCCGAGGAGCAGCTGACCGCCGTGCCCGGGACCGATCTGCACTGGCTGGGTGGAGTTCGTCCTCCCGATGTTCCTGTCTGCGGCTTCAAGAACGACAACCCCATCTGTCTCGCCA aAACGATCACCATCCACCAGATGGTCTCCATCGtgatcttcttcatcttcatcatgaCTCTCACCATCACCGTCTTCGTATACAG gaggatgaagctggagaaggagCTGGTGGCTCAGCTCTGGAGGATTACGTGGGAAGACATCCAGATGAGCAACTTGGACAAGGTGCTGCGCAGCGGCAGCAGGATGACTCTGTCACTG AGAGGCTCGAACTACGGCTCCCTGATGACTGGAGATGGAAACCTGCAGGTTTTTGCAAAGACCGGATACTATAAG GGAAACATCACGGCCATTAAATACACCAACAGGAAACGCATCGAGCTGAACAGGAAGATCCTGTTTGAACTGAAACAC ATGCGCGATGTTCAGAACGAACATCTGACCAGGTTCATTGGCGCCTGCATCGACCCTCCCAACATCTGTATCATCACAGAGTACTGCCCCAGGGGAAGTCTgcag GACATCTTGGAGAACGACAGCATCACTCTGGACTGGATGTTCAAATATTCTCTCATCAACGACATCGTCAAG GGAATGTTGTTCCTGCACAACAGCGTCATCTTCTCTCACGGTAAACTGAAGTCGTCCAACTGTGTCGTTGACAATCGCTTCGTCCTGAAGATCACAGACTACGGTTTGTCCAGCTTTCGATCTGAGAGCGACACAGGGAAGGATGCTCATGCCTACTACGCTC AGAGGCTGTGGATGGCTCCAGAGCTGCTCAGGATGGAgtgtcctcctcctcagggAACTCAGAAAGGAGACGTCTACAGCTTTGGCATCATCCTCCAGGAGGTGGCGCTACGACGAGGAGCCTTTTACCTGGAGGGAGACCCACTGAGCCCTAAAG AGATCGTAGACCGGGTGATCCTGGGCGAGTGGCCCTGTCTGAGGCCGACCATGGACCCACAGAGTCACAGTCCCGAGTTGGGTCAGCTGATGCAGCGCTGCTGGGCCGAAGAACCGACCGAGAGACCAGAGTTCAACCACATCCGACTGCTGCTGCGCAAACAGAACAA ggagTCGAGGACCAACATCCTGGACAACCTGCTGTCCCGTATGGAGCAGTACGCCAACAACttggaggagctggtggaggaaCGAACTCAGGCTTATCACGAGGAGAAGCGCAAGGCGGAGGCGCTGCTGTACCAGATACTACCACAGTCAGTACCGCAGTATACTGCACGTACCAGATACTACCACAGTCAGTACCGCAGTATACTGCACGTACCAGATACTACCACAGTCAGTACCGCAGTATACTGCACGTACCAGATACTACCACAGTCAGTACCGCAGTATACTGCTGTACCAGATACTACCACAGTCAGTACCGCAGTATACTGCACGTACCAGATACTACCACAGTCAGTACCGCAGTATACTGCTGTACCAGATACTACCACAGTCAGTACCGCAGTATACTGCTATACCAGATACTACCACAGTCAGTACCGCAGTGTACTGCACGTACCAGATACTACCACAGTCAGTACCGCAGTATACTGCTGTACCAGATACTACCACAGTCAGTACCGCAGTATACTGCTGTACCAGATACTACCACTGTCAGTACCGCAGTGTACTGCACGTACCAGATACTACCACAGTCAGTACCGCAGTATACTGCTGTACCAGATACTACCACAGTCAGTACCGCAGTATACTGCACGTACCAGATACTACCACAGTCAGTACCGCAGTATACTGCTGTACCAGATACTACCACTGTCAGTACCGCAGTATACTGCACGTACCACGTag
- the LOC113170925 gene encoding atrial natriuretic peptide receptor 1-like isoform X1 — protein sequence MIDTNTSAFQIVLVYNSSEEQLTAVPGTDLHWLGGVRPPDVPVCGFKNDNPICLAKTITIHQMVSIVIFFIFIMTLTITVFVYRRMKLEKELVAQLWRITWEDIQMSNLDKVLRSGSRMTLSLRGSNYGSLMTGDGNLQVFAKTGYYKGNITAIKYTNRKRIELNRKILFELKHMRDVQNEHLTRFIGACIDPPNICIITEYCPRGSLQDILENDSITLDWMFKYSLINDIVKGMLFLHNSVIFSHGKLKSSNCVVDNRFVLKITDYGLSSFRSESDTGKDAHAYYAQRLWMAPELLRMECPPPQGTQKGDVYSFGIILQEVALRRGAFYLEGDPLSPKEIVDRVILGEWPCLRPTMDPQSHSPELGQLMQRCWAEEPTERPEFNHIRLLLRKQNKESRTNILDNLLSRMEQYANNLEELVEERTQAYHEEKRKAEALLYQILPQSVPQYTARTRYYHSQYRSILHVPDTTTVSTAVYCTYQILPQSVPQYTAVPDTTTVSTAVYCTYQILPQSVPQYTAVPDTTTVSTAVYCYTRYYHSQYRSVLHVPDTTTVSTAVYCCTRYYHSQYRSILLYQILPLSVPQCTARTRYYHSQYRSILLYQILPHSVAEQLKRGETVQAEAFDSVTIYFSDIVGFTAISAESTPLEVVTLLNDLYTCFDAIIDNFDVYKVETIGDAYMVVSGLPVRNGKLHGREIARMALALLDAVRTFKIRHRPEQQLKLRIGIHSGPVCAGVVGLKMPRYCLFGDTVNTSSRMESSGEALKIHVSAATRDVLLEFNCFQLELRGEIDVKGKGKMTTYWLLGESNSQ from the exons ATGATCGACACCAACACCAGCGCTTTCCAG ATAGTTTTGGTCTACAACAGCTCCGAGGAGCAGCTGACCGCCGTGCCCGGGACCGATCTGCACTGGCTGGGTGGAGTTCGTCCTCCCGATGTTCCTGTCTGCGGCTTCAAGAACGACAACCCCATCTGTCTCGCCA aAACGATCACCATCCACCAGATGGTCTCCATCGtgatcttcttcatcttcatcatgaCTCTCACCATCACCGTCTTCGTATACAG gaggatgaagctggagaaggagCTGGTGGCTCAGCTCTGGAGGATTACGTGGGAAGACATCCAGATGAGCAACTTGGACAAGGTGCTGCGCAGCGGCAGCAGGATGACTCTGTCACTG AGAGGCTCGAACTACGGCTCCCTGATGACTGGAGATGGAAACCTGCAGGTTTTTGCAAAGACCGGATACTATAAG GGAAACATCACGGCCATTAAATACACCAACAGGAAACGCATCGAGCTGAACAGGAAGATCCTGTTTGAACTGAAACAC ATGCGCGATGTTCAGAACGAACATCTGACCAGGTTCATTGGCGCCTGCATCGACCCTCCCAACATCTGTATCATCACAGAGTACTGCCCCAGGGGAAGTCTgcag GACATCTTGGAGAACGACAGCATCACTCTGGACTGGATGTTCAAATATTCTCTCATCAACGACATCGTCAAG GGAATGTTGTTCCTGCACAACAGCGTCATCTTCTCTCACGGTAAACTGAAGTCGTCCAACTGTGTCGTTGACAATCGCTTCGTCCTGAAGATCACAGACTACGGTTTGTCCAGCTTTCGATCTGAGAGCGACACAGGGAAGGATGCTCATGCCTACTACGCTC AGAGGCTGTGGATGGCTCCAGAGCTGCTCAGGATGGAgtgtcctcctcctcagggAACTCAGAAAGGAGACGTCTACAGCTTTGGCATCATCCTCCAGGAGGTGGCGCTACGACGAGGAGCCTTTTACCTGGAGGGAGACCCACTGAGCCCTAAAG AGATCGTAGACCGGGTGATCCTGGGCGAGTGGCCCTGTCTGAGGCCGACCATGGACCCACAGAGTCACAGTCCCGAGTTGGGTCAGCTGATGCAGCGCTGCTGGGCCGAAGAACCGACCGAGAGACCAGAGTTCAACCACATCCGACTGCTGCTGCGCAAACAGAACAA ggagTCGAGGACCAACATCCTGGACAACCTGCTGTCCCGTATGGAGCAGTACGCCAACAACttggaggagctggtggaggaaCGAACTCAGGCTTATCACGAGGAGAAGCGCAAGGCGGAGGCGCTGCTGTACCAGATACTACCACAGTCAGTACCGCAGTATACTGCACGTACCAGATACTACCACAGTCAGTACCGCAGTATACTGCACGTACCAGATACTACCACAGTCAGTACCGCAGTATACTGCACGTACCAGATACTACCACAGTCAGTACCGCAGTATACTGCTGTACCAGATACTACCACAGTCAGTACCGCAGTATACTGCACGTACCAGATACTACCACAGTCAGTACCGCAGTATACTGCTGTACCAGATACTACCACAGTCAGTACCGCAGTATACTGCTATACCAGATACTACCACAGTCAGTACCGCAGTGTACTGCACGTACCAGATACTACCACAGTCAGTACCGCAGTATACTGCTGTACCAGATACTACCACAGTCAGTACCGCAGTATACTGCTGTACCAGATACTACCACTGTCAGTACCGCAGTGTACTGCACGTACCAGATACTACCACAGTCAGTACCGCAGTATACTGCTGTACCAGATACTACCACA TTCAGTAGCGGAGCAGTTGAAACGTGGTGAGACGGTCCAGGCTGAAGCCTTCGACTCCGTCACCATCTACTTCAGTGACATAGTGGGTTTCACGGCGATTTCTGCAGAGAGTACGCCGCTGGAG GTGGTGACTCTGCTCAATGACCTCTACACCTGTTTTGACGCCATCATCGACAATTTTGATGTTTACAAG GTGGAGACCATTGGTGACGCCTACATGGTGGTGTCGGGGCTGCCGGTGAGGAACGGGAAGCTGCACGGCAGAGAGATCGCCCGCATGGCCCTCGCCCTGCTGGACGCCGTCCGAACCTTCAAGATCCGCCACCGACcagaacagcagctgaaactgagGATAGGAATCCACAGCG GTCCGGTGTGTGCAGGTGTGGTGGGTCTGAAGATGCCTCGTTATTGTCTGTTTGGTGACACCGTCAACACGTCGTCCCGTATGGAGTCCAGTGGAGAAG cgCTGAAGATCCACGTGTCGGCGGCGACTCGCGACGTCCTGCTGGAGTTTAACTGCTTCCAGCTGGAGCTCAGAGGAGAGATCGACGTCAAGGGCAAAGGGAAGATGACCACCTACTGGCTTCTGGGAGAGAGCAACAGCcaatga
- the LOC117152801 gene encoding stonustoxin subunit beta-like — MDPNTAHKLVVLSEDNRKVSQATKEQPYPNHTDRFDYWAQVLFEQGLTGRCYWEVEWEGNWAGIGVTYKGILRKGPDNDCVMGYNAISWSLHCSVHGYRAYHDFKSIVHQVPLGDSRTLAVYLDWEAGILSFYRVSSGGSLTHIHTFYNNFTEPLYPICRVWGKGSSVSLCKVK; from the coding sequence ATGGATCCTAACACAGCTCACAAACTTGTCGTTCTCTCTGAAGACAACCGAAAAGTTAGCCAGGCGACAAAGGAGCAGCCATATCCCAACCACACTGACAGGTTTGACTACTGGGCACAAGTCCTGTTCGAGCAGGGTCTGACCGGccgctgttactgggaggtggagtgggAGGGAAACTGGGCAGGGATTGGAGTGACCTACAAGGGAATCCTTCGAAAAGGGCCCGACAATGACTGTGTGATGGGATACAATGCGATATCTTGGAGTCTGCACTGTTCTGTTCATGGCTATCGTGCATATCATGACTTCAAGAGCATCGTCCATCAGGTCCCTCTGGGCGACTCTCGTACACTGGCAGTGTATCTGGACTGGGAGGCTGGTATcctgtccttctacagagtttcTTCTGGAGGGtcactgacacacattcacaccttctACAACAACTTCACTGAGCCTCTTTACCCAATTTGCAGAGTGTGGGGTAAAGGCTCCTCGGTGAGTCTGTGTAAGGTGAAGTGA